The Thermus brockianus genome window below encodes:
- a CDS encoding winged helix-turn-helix transcriptional regulator, whose amino-acid sequence MALSKSARKVLKVLARRGAPEVLFALSRGASRFSDLESLLVLSPRTLAERLREFHLLGFVERRAYPEVPPRVEYILTPRGKRVLDFLRGLEEVLEPKEEVR is encoded by the coding sequence ATGGCCCTATCCAAGAGCGCCCGGAAGGTGCTTAAGGTTCTGGCCCGCCGGGGGGCCCCCGAGGTCCTCTTCGCCCTAAGCCGGGGGGCCTCCCGCTTCTCCGACCTGGAAAGCCTCCTGGTCCTATCCCCGAGAACCCTGGCGGAGAGGCTTCGGGAGTTCCACCTGTTGGGCTTCGTGGAGCGGCGCGCCTACCCTGAGGTGCCGCCTCGGGTAGAATACATCCTGACCCCGCGGGGCAAGCGGGTTTTGGATTTCCTGCGCGGATTGGAGGAGGTATTGGAGCCCAAGGAGGAGGTACGGTGA
- a CDS encoding c-type cytochrome encodes MRKLWAILLVLGLAWGQGVEALWARSCAQCHGEKGQGVRPYPSLQGALPLFATPEGRRYLILVVLYGKKGEAGLMPGFSQLKDEELAALLNHLRALLGAKGEPFTPEEIRRGRGLNLTPDQVKRP; translated from the coding sequence ATGAGGAAGCTTTGGGCCATTCTCCTCGTCTTGGGCCTGGCGTGGGGCCAAGGGGTAGAGGCCCTTTGGGCGAGGTCCTGCGCCCAGTGCCACGGGGAGAAGGGCCAAGGGGTGCGTCCCTACCCCTCGCTTCAGGGGGCATTGCCCCTCTTCGCTACCCCGGAGGGGCGGCGTTACCTGATCCTGGTGGTCCTCTACGGCAAGAAGGGCGAGGCTGGCCTGATGCCGGGCTTTTCCCAACTTAAGGACGAGGAGCTCGCCGCCCTTCTGAACCACCTCCGCGCCCTCCTTGGGGCCAAGGGCGAACCCTTCACCCCGGAAGAGATCCGCCGGGGGCGAGGCCTAAACCTCACCCCCGACCAGGTGAAGCGCCCTTAG
- the minE gene encoding cell division topological specificity factor MinE, which produces MWWRKRSKEKAKERLKLVLAYDRAKLSPGLVESLKRDLLEVLRRYFPAQEEGLQVALEERGEKMVLVADIPLR; this is translated from the coding sequence ATGTGGTGGCGTAAAAGGAGCAAGGAAAAGGCCAAGGAAAGGCTTAAGCTGGTCCTGGCCTACGACCGGGCGAAGCTTTCCCCCGGGCTTGTGGAAAGCCTAAAGAGGGACCTCTTGGAGGTGCTCCGCCGCTACTTCCCCGCCCAGGAGGAGGGGCTCCAGGTGGCCCTGGAGGAGCGGGGGGAGAAGATGGTCTTGGTGGCGGATATCCCCTTGCGCTGA
- a CDS encoding ABC transporter permease: MNEAATPSQRLFRVLVTVGPGGLWLVLFVLFPSLLVLLASFLTRGPYGELGPPLGLHNYARALEPLYLEAFLQSLLVGVWATLLSALLGYPLAFYIARHPKRDLLLFLLLLPFLTNFLIRVYAWLVLLQREGLVNAFLEAFGLGPFAFYPSFGAVLWATVYTFLPFFVLPVYASVERLDWQLLEAAYDLGARPFRAFLHAVLPQTYPGLFAGSVLVFIPAMGTFVVADLLGAGRVVLIGNLIQQQFGVTRDWAFGAALSVFLMGFVLLSLYLYARIQGERGLEELV; encoded by the coding sequence ATGAATGAGGCGGCGACCCCCAGCCAGCGCCTTTTCCGGGTCCTGGTCACCGTAGGGCCGGGGGGGCTTTGGCTCGTCCTTTTCGTGCTCTTCCCCTCCCTTTTGGTCCTCCTCGCCTCCTTCCTCACCCGGGGGCCTTACGGGGAGCTGGGCCCGCCCCTTGGCCTGCACAACTACGCCCGGGCCTTGGAGCCCCTTTACCTGGAGGCCTTCCTCCAAAGCCTCTTGGTGGGTGTTTGGGCCACACTCCTTTCCGCCCTCTTGGGCTATCCCCTGGCCTTCTACATCGCCCGCCACCCGAAGCGGGACCTCCTCCTCTTTCTGCTCCTCCTGCCCTTCCTCACCAACTTCCTCATCCGGGTCTACGCTTGGCTCGTCTTGCTGCAACGGGAGGGCCTGGTGAACGCCTTTTTGGAGGCCTTTGGCCTTGGCCCCTTCGCCTTCTACCCCTCCTTTGGCGCCGTGCTTTGGGCCACGGTCTACACCTTCCTGCCCTTTTTTGTCCTGCCGGTCTACGCCAGCGTGGAAAGGCTGGACTGGCAGCTTCTGGAAGCGGCCTATGACCTAGGGGCGAGGCCCTTTAGGGCCTTTCTCCACGCCGTGCTTCCCCAGACCTACCCGGGGCTCTTTGCGGGAAGCGTCCTCGTTTTCATCCCCGCCATGGGCACCTTTGTGGTGGCGGACCTTTTGGGGGCTGGGCGGGTGGTGCTCATCGGCAACCTCATCCAGCAGCAGTTCGGCGTCACCCGGGACTGGGCCTTCGGGGCGGCGTTGAGCGTCTTCCTCATGGGCTTCGTCCTCCTAAGCCTTTACCTCTACGCCCGCATCCAGGGGGAAAGGGGGCTTGAGGAGCTGGTATGA
- the minD gene encoding septum site-determining protein MinD, translating to MKARAIVVTSGKGGVGKTTTTANLGAALAKLGEKVAVVDVDVGLRNLDVVMGLEGRVVFDLIDVLEGRAKPRQALIRDKRVENLYLLPASQTKDKEALDPAKFRELIQLLLNEEGFDRVLIDSPAGIEKGFQTAATPAEGALVVVNPEVSSVRDADRIIGLLEAREIRENYLIVNRLRPKMVSRGDMLSVEDVVEILGLKPIGIIPEDEQVIVSTNQGEPLVLKGTSPAAQAFLDTARRMRGEEVPFRHLDEVQGFLGVLRRLFGGR from the coding sequence GTGAAAGCCAGAGCCATCGTGGTGACATCGGGCAAGGGCGGGGTGGGGAAGACCACCACCACCGCCAACCTGGGGGCGGCCTTGGCCAAGCTGGGGGAGAAGGTGGCGGTGGTGGACGTGGACGTGGGCCTCCGCAACCTGGATGTGGTCATGGGCCTCGAGGGCCGGGTGGTCTTTGACCTCATTGACGTCCTGGAGGGGCGGGCCAAACCCCGGCAGGCCCTCATCCGGGACAAGCGGGTGGAAAACCTCTACCTCCTCCCCGCCTCCCAGACCAAGGACAAGGAGGCTTTGGACCCCGCCAAGTTCAGGGAACTTATCCAGCTCCTCCTTAACGAAGAGGGGTTTGACCGGGTACTCATAGACTCCCCCGCCGGCATAGAGAAGGGCTTCCAGACCGCCGCCACCCCGGCGGAAGGGGCCTTGGTGGTGGTGAACCCCGAGGTGAGTAGCGTGCGGGACGCCGACCGCATCATCGGCCTCTTGGAGGCCCGGGAGATCCGGGAAAACTACCTCATCGTGAACCGCCTCCGGCCCAAGATGGTGAGCCGGGGGGATATGCTTTCCGTGGAGGACGTGGTGGAGATCCTGGGCCTAAAGCCCATCGGCATCATCCCCGAGGACGAACAGGTCATCGTTTCCACCAACCAGGGGGAGCCCTTGGTCCTCAAAGGGACGAGCCCCGCCGCCCAGGCCTTCTTGGACACCGCCCGGCGGATGCGGGGGGAGGAGGTGCCCTTCCGCCACCTGGACGAGGTCCAGGGGTTCTTGGGCGTCTTGCGCAGGCTCTTTGGGGGTCGGTGA
- the rodA gene encoding rod shape-determining protein RodA, with product MVLKRPNLLAYDWGLIVLALTLAVLGVFNLRSATPDPGLVSRQVLALFLGLGLAVGVQFLTRRLLFASAYPLYALSLALLVAVLAFGREINGAKAWFVLGPLQFQPLELAKVGLVLALARLLAERPVRRFSDYILPALLTAPVAGLLLLQPDLGGTLVVLFGAFTVLFVRGLPWRHLLFGALALILLVPTVVWPNLKPYQRERVLIVLDPYRDPLGQGFQVIQSTIAIGSGGFFGKGYGQGTQTQLGFVPFRHTDFVFAVWAEEWGFVGVVALLGLYALLTVRLFGLALECARMEDRLFIAGIGGMLGFQVVVNLGVALGVMPVTGLTLPLFSYGGSSLMATLFALGLVLLVHRDRAVP from the coding sequence GTGGTCCTTAAGCGGCCAAACCTCTTGGCGTACGATTGGGGGCTCATCGTTTTGGCCCTGACCTTGGCCGTCCTCGGGGTCTTTAACCTTAGAAGCGCCACCCCTGACCCTGGCCTTGTCTCCCGGCAGGTCTTGGCCCTTTTTCTGGGTCTCGGGCTTGCGGTGGGGGTCCAGTTCCTCACCCGTCGGCTCCTCTTCGCCTCGGCCTATCCCCTTTACGCCCTTTCCTTGGCCCTTTTGGTGGCGGTCTTGGCCTTTGGCCGGGAGATTAACGGCGCCAAGGCGTGGTTTGTCCTAGGGCCCTTGCAGTTCCAGCCCCTGGAGCTCGCCAAGGTGGGCCTCGTCCTGGCCCTGGCCCGCCTCCTTGCGGAAAGGCCCGTCCGCCGCTTCTCGGACTACATCTTGCCTGCCCTCCTCACGGCCCCGGTGGCGGGGCTTCTCCTCCTCCAGCCCGATCTTGGGGGCACCTTGGTCGTCCTTTTTGGGGCCTTTACCGTGCTCTTCGTGCGGGGTCTACCCTGGAGGCATCTTCTCTTCGGGGCCTTGGCCCTTATCCTCCTCGTGCCCACCGTGGTCTGGCCCAACCTCAAGCCCTACCAACGGGAGCGGGTCCTCATCGTCCTAGACCCCTACCGCGACCCTCTGGGCCAGGGCTTCCAGGTAATCCAGTCCACCATCGCCATCGGTTCTGGGGGGTTTTTCGGCAAGGGGTATGGCCAGGGGACCCAGACCCAGCTGGGCTTCGTCCCCTTCCGCCACACGGACTTTGTCTTTGCCGTCTGGGCGGAGGAGTGGGGTTTTGTGGGGGTGGTGGCCCTCCTTGGGCTCTACGCCCTCCTCACCGTGCGCCTCTTTGGCCTCGCCCTGGAATGTGCCCGGATGGAGGATCGGCTCTTTATTGCCGGCATTGGAGGGATGCTGGGCTTCCAGGTGGTGGTGAACCTGGGCGTGGCCTTGGGGGTGATGCCCGTCACCGGCCTTACCCTGCCCCTTTTCTCCTACGGGGGCTCCAGCCTCATGGCCACCCTCTTCGCCTTGGGCCTGGTCCTCCTCGTGCACCGGGACCGGGCGGTGCCCTAG
- a CDS encoding polyamine ABC transporter substrate-binding protein — MRRGAFLLLLVVLVLLGVFLLRPRPAQGAGTLYFLNWADYIPEELVRKFEAETGAKVVLDTFESPEAMLAKLKAGADQEFSLVVAPDYYVLQMAREGLIAPLDKGRLANLKNLDPFFQDPPYDPGLQYSVPYLWGTTGIAYREDLVQGPVDSYAVLFDPARQVGPFLLLDEMRETIGAALKYLGYSVNTTDPAALEKAKELLLSAKGRSVGFAGGIEALNRILAGDAALALAYSGDVLQARQEDERLRYAIPKEGGTLWTDAMVVLKRGPAQELAYRFIDFLLEPENAAALAEYTRYATPVAAAIPLLPEAMRQDPVVFPPEEVRAKLEYLKDLGPDIALFDRVWTEVKAR; from the coding sequence ATGAGGCGAGGGGCGTTTCTCCTTTTGCTTGTGGTTTTGGTCCTCCTTGGGGTATTCCTCCTCCGGCCTAGGCCGGCCCAAGGGGCGGGTACCCTCTACTTCCTCAACTGGGCTGACTACATCCCCGAGGAGCTCGTCAGGAAGTTTGAGGCGGAAACGGGAGCCAAGGTGGTCCTGGACACCTTTGAGTCCCCCGAGGCCATGCTGGCCAAGCTGAAGGCGGGGGCGGACCAGGAGTTTTCCCTGGTGGTGGCCCCGGACTACTACGTGCTCCAGATGGCCCGGGAGGGGCTCATCGCCCCCCTGGACAAGGGGAGGCTCGCCAACCTAAAAAACCTGGACCCCTTCTTCCAAGATCCCCCCTATGACCCGGGTTTGCAGTACTCCGTGCCCTACTTGTGGGGCACCACGGGGATTGCCTACCGGGAGGACCTGGTCCAGGGCCCCGTGGACTCCTATGCGGTCCTCTTTGACCCTGCCCGCCAGGTGGGGCCCTTCCTCCTCCTGGACGAGATGCGGGAGACCATTGGGGCGGCCCTCAAGTACCTAGGTTACTCGGTGAACACCACGGACCCCGCTGCCTTGGAAAAGGCCAAGGAGCTCCTCCTTAGCGCCAAGGGGCGTTCCGTGGGGTTTGCGGGGGGGATAGAGGCCTTAAACCGCATCCTGGCGGGGGATGCGGCCCTTGCCCTCGCCTACTCGGGGGACGTGCTCCAGGCCCGGCAAGAGGACGAGCGCCTGCGCTACGCCATCCCCAAGGAAGGGGGTACCCTTTGGACGGACGCCATGGTGGTCCTGAAGCGGGGCCCGGCGCAGGAGCTGGCTTACCGCTTTATAGACTTCCTCTTGGAGCCGGAAAACGCCGCCGCCCTGGCGGAGTACACCCGCTATGCCACCCCCGTGGCCGCCGCCATCCCCCTTCTTCCCGAAGCGATGCGCCAAGACCCCGTGGTCTTCCCCCCGGAGGAGGTGCGGGCCAAGCTGGAATACCTGAAGGACCTGGGGCCGGACATCGCCCTCTTTGACCGGGTTTGGACCGAGGTAAAGGCCCGCTAA
- a CDS encoding nuclear transport factor 2 family protein encodes MEGEAELWGFLEHHLKSIYEGDYATYAATTHPELSLYEWFVTPHRLDGLDFHRFMVEKRWATRGKPYRIDLLERRLQRYGEVAIFSYTLLLTLEEEGGLRHQAVNESRVAVRFPEGWKVVHVHKSPAG; translated from the coding sequence GTGGAGGGCGAGGCCGAGCTTTGGGGTTTCCTGGAGCACCACCTAAAGAGCATCTACGAAGGGGACTACGCCACCTACGCCGCCACCACCCATCCCGAGCTTTCCCTCTACGAGTGGTTCGTCACCCCCCACCGCCTGGACGGCCTGGACTTCCACCGCTTCATGGTGGAGAAGCGCTGGGCCACCCGGGGGAAGCCCTACCGGATAGACCTCTTGGAAAGAAGGCTCCAGCGCTACGGGGAGGTGGCCATCTTCAGCTATACCCTCCTCCTCACCCTCGAGGAGGAAGGGGGCCTAAGGCACCAGGCGGTGAACGAAAGCCGCGTGGCGGTGCGCTTCCCCGAGGGGTGGAAGGTGGTGCACGTGCACAAAAGCCCGGCGGGCTAG
- a CDS encoding acyl-CoA mutase large subunit family protein, whose translation MEGLFESLPEGYRERLGRPGEYPFTRGIYPRMYLDRLWTMRQYAGFSTAEESNARYRYLLAQGQTGLSVAFDLPTQLGLDPDHPMSVGEVGRVGVSIATLEDMRKLFEGIPLDRVSTSMTINAPAMMLLALYLLVAEEQGVSWDQVSGTVQNDILKEYFARGTYIYPPGPSMRLVTDIFEFCAQHVPKWNTISISGYHIREAGATAAQEIAFTLADGKAYVRAAMERGLDVDAFAPRLSFFFAAHGDILEEAAKFRAARRLWARIMREEFGAKDPKSWMLRFHTQTGGSTLTAQEPLNNVVRTAYQALAAVLGGTQSLHTNAYDEALGLPTEKSALLALRTQQILAYESGVTKAIDPLGGSFYVEHLTDTLEKEAERLIAEIDALGGAVAAVEAGYFQRAIEESAWQFQKEVEEGKRIIVGVNRFHDPNSPLNEPVPVQRIDPELHERRKRELAAFRANRDGESVRIGLENLRRAAKGGENLFPYVLEAFRRRATLGEVCGVLREEWGEYQPGR comes from the coding sequence ATGGAAGGCCTCTTTGAGTCCCTGCCCGAAGGGTACCGGGAAAGGCTCGGCCGCCCGGGGGAGTACCCCTTCACCCGGGGCATCTACCCGCGGATGTACCTGGACCGGCTCTGGACCATGCGCCAGTACGCCGGCTTCTCCACCGCCGAGGAGTCCAACGCCCGCTACCGATACCTCCTCGCCCAGGGCCAGACCGGCCTCAGCGTGGCCTTTGACCTGCCCACGCAGCTCGGCCTAGACCCCGACCACCCCATGAGTGTGGGGGAGGTGGGGCGGGTGGGGGTGTCCATCGCCACCCTCGAGGACATGCGCAAGCTCTTTGAGGGCATCCCCCTGGACCGGGTTTCCACCAGCATGACCATCAACGCCCCCGCCATGATGCTCCTCGCCCTCTACCTCCTGGTGGCGGAGGAGCAGGGGGTAAGCTGGGACCAGGTCTCGGGCACGGTGCAGAACGATATCCTCAAGGAGTACTTCGCCCGGGGCACCTACATCTACCCCCCAGGCCCTTCCATGCGCCTGGTGACGGACATCTTTGAGTTCTGCGCCCAGCACGTGCCCAAGTGGAACACCATCAGCATCTCCGGCTACCACATCCGGGAGGCCGGGGCCACCGCCGCCCAGGAGATCGCCTTCACCTTGGCGGACGGCAAGGCCTACGTGCGGGCGGCCATGGAGCGGGGCCTGGACGTGGACGCCTTCGCCCCCAGGCTTTCCTTCTTCTTCGCCGCCCACGGGGACATCTTGGAAGAGGCGGCCAAGTTCCGCGCCGCCAGGCGGCTTTGGGCCCGCATCATGCGGGAGGAGTTCGGGGCCAAGGACCCCAAAAGCTGGATGCTCCGCTTCCACACCCAGACCGGAGGCTCCACCCTCACCGCCCAAGAGCCCTTGAACAACGTGGTGCGCACCGCCTACCAGGCCCTGGCCGCCGTGCTTGGGGGCACGCAAAGCCTCCACACCAACGCCTACGATGAGGCTTTGGGCCTCCCCACGGAGAAAAGTGCCCTCCTCGCCCTGCGCACGCAGCAGATCCTGGCCTACGAGAGCGGGGTGACCAAGGCCATTGACCCCTTGGGGGGAAGTTTCTACGTGGAGCACCTTACCGATACCCTGGAAAAGGAGGCGGAACGGCTCATCGCCGAGATAGACGCCCTGGGCGGGGCCGTGGCCGCGGTGGAGGCGGGCTACTTCCAGCGGGCCATAGAGGAGTCCGCCTGGCAGTTCCAGAAGGAGGTGGAGGAGGGCAAGCGGATCATCGTGGGGGTGAACCGCTTCCATGACCCCAACAGCCCCCTGAACGAACCCGTGCCCGTGCAGCGCATTGACCCGGAGCTCCACGAAAGGAGGAAGCGGGAGCTTGCCGCCTTCCGGGCAAACCGGGACGGGGAAAGCGTCCGTATCGGCCTGGAGAACCTGCGCCGGGCGGCCAAGGGAGGGGAGAACCTCTTCCCCTATGTCCTCGAGGCCTTCCGCCGCCGGGCCACCTTGGGGGAGGTCTGCGGGGTCCTCCGGGAGGAGTGGGGGGAGTACCAGCCGGGGAGGTGA
- a CDS encoding ABC transporter permease, which translates to MRRLLSLHALLVYAFLYLPLLVIVALSFNESRRGVRFTGFTLDWYRALFQDPRVLEYFGNTLVVALVSTLVSTVLGTLLALGMVRYRFLGKELLRYLLYIPVVVPDVVMGISLLLLFAFSRELLGFPRLSLLTVILGHITFQLAFVTLVVRSRLLLLDPALEEAARDLGARGFQTFLHVTLPLAWPGVAAGALLALTLSLDDFVVTFFTAGPGATTLPLYIYSSVKLGVSPKVHALSTLIVGLSAFFLALGYALSRRRV; encoded by the coding sequence ATGAGGCGGTTGCTTTCCCTCCACGCCCTTTTGGTCTACGCCTTCCTTTACCTTCCCCTTTTGGTCATCGTGGCCCTTTCCTTCAACGAGAGCCGCCGGGGGGTGCGCTTCACCGGCTTCACCCTGGACTGGTACCGGGCCCTTTTTCAGGACCCCAGGGTCTTGGAGTACTTTGGGAACACCCTGGTCGTGGCCCTGGTGTCCACTTTGGTCTCCACGGTCTTGGGCACCCTGCTCGCCTTGGGCATGGTGCGCTACCGCTTCCTTGGCAAGGAGCTTTTGCGCTATCTCCTCTACATTCCCGTGGTGGTGCCCGACGTGGTCATGGGGATCTCCCTCCTTCTCCTTTTCGCCTTCTCCCGGGAGCTTTTGGGTTTCCCGAGGCTTTCCCTCCTCACGGTGATCCTCGGGCACATCACCTTCCAGCTGGCCTTTGTGACCCTGGTGGTGCGCTCCCGGCTTCTCCTCCTGGACCCCGCCTTGGAGGAGGCGGCCCGGGACCTGGGGGCCAGGGGGTTCCAGACCTTCCTCCACGTGACCCTTCCCTTGGCCTGGCCGGGAGTGGCGGCGGGGGCCCTCCTGGCCCTCACCCTTTCCTTGGACGACTTTGTGGTCACCTTTTTCACCGCAGGCCCCGGGGCCACCACCCTGCCCCTTTACATCTACTCCAGCGTGAAGCTGGGCGTAAGCCCCAAGGTGCACGCCCTTTCCACCCTCATCGTGGGCCTTTCGGCGTTTTTTCTGGCGTTGGGGTATGCTCTTTCAAGGAGGCGGGTATGA
- a CDS encoding ABC transporter ATP-binding protein encodes MADVLVRLSGVRKAFGGVVALDGVDLEVRRGEFFSLLGPSGCGKTTLLRILAGFDTPDAGRVEIAGKDMAGVPPYARPVNTVFQNYALFPHMTVEGNVAFGLRMKGLPQAEVRRKVAWALELVDLVGLEKRYPRELSGGQKQRVALARALVLEPLVLLLDEPLSALDARLRQELRVELMQLQRRLGTTFIFVTHDQEEALVMSDRIAVMRSGRIVQEGLPDEVYERPKNRFVAEFLGRSNFLPARPHPLGAETPLGPLRLKEPLAQAATLAIRPEKIRLYPAQNGVPARENLVRAVVEEIVYTGAENQYYLRAGEVRLLAYTLNQDLQEPGAEEFGYGEEVYAYLPPGNLVVVHE; translated from the coding sequence GTGGCGGACGTACTGGTGCGCCTATCCGGGGTGCGCAAGGCCTTTGGCGGGGTGGTGGCCTTGGACGGGGTGGACCTGGAGGTGCGAAGGGGGGAGTTTTTCAGCCTCTTGGGACCCTCGGGGTGCGGGAAGACCACTCTTCTTAGAATTCTTGCCGGATTTGACACACCGGACGCGGGCCGGGTGGAGATCGCCGGAAAGGACATGGCGGGGGTTCCTCCCTATGCCCGGCCGGTGAACACCGTTTTCCAGAACTACGCCCTCTTCCCCCACATGACCGTGGAGGGGAACGTGGCCTTTGGCCTTAGGATGAAAGGCCTGCCCCAGGCCGAGGTACGGCGGAAGGTGGCCTGGGCCTTGGAGCTCGTGGACCTTGTGGGCTTGGAGAAGCGCTACCCGAGGGAGCTATCTGGGGGGCAGAAGCAACGGGTGGCCCTGGCCCGGGCTTTGGTCCTGGAGCCTTTGGTCCTCCTCCTGGACGAGCCCCTTTCCGCCCTGGATGCCCGGCTTCGCCAGGAGCTTCGGGTGGAGCTGATGCAACTCCAGAGGCGGCTTGGTACCACCTTCATCTTCGTCACCCACGACCAGGAAGAGGCCTTGGTCATGTCGGACCGCATCGCCGTGATGCGCTCCGGGCGCATCGTGCAAGAGGGGCTTCCCGACGAGGTGTACGAAAGGCCCAAAAACCGCTTCGTGGCGGAGTTTTTGGGGCGTTCCAACTTCCTCCCCGCAAGGCCGCACCCCCTGGGGGCCGAAACCCCTTTGGGGCCTTTGCGGCTAAAGGAGCCCTTGGCCCAAGCGGCCACCTTGGCCATCCGCCCGGAAAAGATCCGCCTGTACCCGGCGCAAAACGGGGTCCCCGCCCGGGAGAACCTGGTGCGGGCGGTGGTGGAGGAGATCGTCTACACGGGGGCGGAGAACCAGTACTACCTGAGGGCGGGGGAGGTGCGGCTTCTCGCCTACACCCTGAACCAGGACCTGCAGGAACCAGGGGCAGAGGAATTCGGCTATGGGGAGGAGGTCTACGCCTACCTCCCCCCAGGGAACCTGGTGGTGGTCCATGAATGA